A single genomic interval of Prionailurus viverrinus isolate Anna chromosome A2, UM_Priviv_1.0, whole genome shotgun sequence harbors:
- the CCDC136 gene encoding coiled-coil domain-containing protein 136 isoform X3 — translation MEAGAGAGAGAAGAAGAAGWSCPGPGPTVTTLGSYEVSEGCERKKGQRWGSLERRGMQAMEGEVLLPALYEEEEEEEEEGVEEEEEQAQKGGSVGSLSASKHRGLSLTETELEELRAQVLQLVAELEETRELAGQHEDDSLELQGLLEDERLASAQQAEVFTKQIQQLQGELRSLREEISLLEREKESELKEIEQELHIAQAEIRNLRQAAEDSATEHESDIASLQEDLCRMQNELDDMERIRGEYEMEITSLRAEMEMKSSEPSNSLSVSDFSEMQEELQQLRERYRFLNEEYRALQESNSSLTGQLADLESERTRRATEKWLESQMVKNTMSAESQTSEMDFLEPDPETQLLRQQLLGAEEQMHDMQNKCKELCCELQELQHHRRTSEEEQKRLQRELKCAQNEVLRFQTSHNAAQNEELKTRLCALQQKYDASQDEQNELLKAQLQLQTELRQLKVMKSTAVESPSEKELMCRLQKLQLQYQHITCEKDKLLDVQRQLCGDLRYHEAEVQRLKDVVASFQESSEKNAEMHTQLQEMKRLYQSSKEELERQKHMYDQLEQDLLLCQQELKELKTTKPIPEDKGKCANKNMFGMWKPIVFLAIAAVALYVLPNMRPQESEFCLTE, via the exons ATGGAGGCGGGCGCCGGGGCCGGTGCGGGCGCCGCGGGCGCCGCGGGCGCCGCGGGCTGGAGCTGCCCCGGCCCAG GACCCACAGTGACCACTTTAGGCTCCTATGAGGTGTCTGAGGGTTGTGAGAGGAAGAAAGGCCAACGCTGGGGGTCCCTGGAGCGGCGGGGGATGCAAGCTATGGAGG GGGAAGTGTTGCTCCCAGCTCTctatgaggaggaagaggaagaggaggaagaaggggtggaagaagaggaagagcaggCGCAGAAAGGTGGCAGTGTGGGCTCCTTGTCTGCCAGCAAGCACCGGGGACTGAGCCTCACAGAGACGGAGCTGGAGGAGCTGAGGGCTCAGGTGCTACAGCTGGTGGCAGAGCTGGAGGAGACCCGGGAACTGGCAGGGCAGCACGAGGATGACTCCTTGGAGCTGCAGG gGCTCCTGGAGGATGAACGGCTGGCCAGTGCCCAGCAGGCAGAGGTGTTCACCAAGCAGATCCAGCAGCTCCAAG GTGAGCTGCGGTCTCTACGAGAGGAGATTTCCCTGTTAGAGCGTGAGAAAGAAAGTGAACTTAAGGAAATAGAACAGGAGTTGCACATAGCCCAGGCTGAGATCCGGAATCTGCGGCAAGCAGCAGAGGATTCCGCGACTGAACACGAGAGTGACATAGCATCCCTGCAGGAGGATCTCTGTCGGATGCAGAATGAACTCGATGACATGGAGCGCATTCGGGGAGAGTATGAAATGGAGATCACCTCCCTCCGtgcagaaatggaaatgaagagcTCTGAACCATCCAATAGTTTAAGTGTCTCAGATTTCTCTGAGATGCAAG AAGAGTTGCAGCAACTGCGGGAACGCTACCGCTTCCTGAACGAGGAGTACCGGGCCCTGCAGGAGAGCAACAGCAGCCTCACGGGGCAGCTCGCTGATCTGGAGAGTGAGAG GACACGAAGAGCAACAGAAAAGTGGCTGGAGTCCCAAATGGTAAAGAATACGATGTCAGCAGAGTCTCAGACTTCAGAAATGGATTTTCTAGAACCTGACCCTGAAACCCAGTTGTTGCGACAACAGCTTCTGGGAGCTGAAGAGCAGATGCATGACATGCAGAACAAG TGTAAGGAATTGTGTTGTGAGTTGCAAGAACTACAGCATCATCGCCGGACCAGTGAGGAGGAGCAGAAGCGGCTGCAGAGGGAGCTCAAGTGTGCACAGAATGAGGTGCTTCGGTTTCAGACTTCCCACAATGCCGCCCAG AACGAGGAGCTGAAGACCAGACTCTGTGCCCTTCAGCAAAAGTATGATGCGAGCCAGGACGAGCAGAACGAGCTCTTGAAGGCACAGCTACAGCTTCAGACTGAGCTCCGGCAGCTCAAAGTCATGAAATCCACAGCCGTAGAAAGCCCGAGTGAGAAG GAGTTAATGTGCCGGCTACAGAAGCTGCAGCTCCAGTACCAGCACATCACGTGCGAGAAGGATAAGCTGCTGGACGTACAGCGACAACTGTGCGGGGACCTGCGGTACCATGAGGCGGAGGTGCAGCGCCTCAAGGACGTCGTGGCCTCCTTCCAGGAGAGCAGTGAGAAG AACGCAGAGATGCACACCCAGCTTCAGGAGATGAAGCGGCTGTACCAGTCCAGCAAGGAGGAGCTGGAGCGGCAGAAGCACATGTATGATCAGCTCGAGCAGGACCTCCTGCTCTGCCAGCAGGAGCTGAAGGAGCTCAAGACCACCAAGCCCATCCCAGAGGACAAGGGGAAATGTGCTAATAAG
- the CCDC136 gene encoding coiled-coil domain-containing protein 136 isoform X2: MEAITSELRSLREEISLLEREKESELKEIEQELHIAQAEIRNLRQAAEDSATEHESDIASLQEDLCRMQNELDDMERIRGEYEMEITSLRAEMEMKSSEPSNSLSVSDFSEMQEELQQLRERYRFLNEEYRALQESNSSLTGQLADLESERTRRATEKWLESQMVKNTMSAESQTSEMDFLEPDPETQLLRQQLLGAEEQMHDMQNKCKELCCELQELQHHRRTSEEEQKRLQRELKCAQNEVLRFQTSHNAAQNEELKTRLCALQQKYDASQDEQNELLKAQLQLQTELRQLKVMKSTAVESPSEKELMCRLQKLQLQYQHITCEKDKLLDVQRQLCGDLRYHEAEVQRLKDVVASFQESSEKNAEMHTQLQEMKRLYQSSKEELERQKHMYDQLEQDLLLCQQELKELKTTKPIPEDKGKCANKCDTVLSRLTELQEQYKASQKELGQLQMEQCELLEDQRRMQEEQGRLQEELHRLPLPFPRAGLFRKSQELLTKLQDLCELQLLYQGMQEEQKKLVQNQECVLREQSDLHEELHLFKEARFQEVFKNPDDSKLSKSSKCGPNKSKMIIAQIQALQGLYESTQTEQELLQQEQGRLLEERKRLQADLQLCLEEMQLLQVQSPSVNRSLESYQKTYGGMAASTEYDRKSYGSSVDDSESYHKSYGSTQASDESFLKSYDSSTSTHKTCDRNYSSSSSSVTYKKSYGSSSSSDTCYKSYVSSIEDEPAEPEDVERCEDMVAKVLIKLQGVQAMYQLSQEEHDQLQERMKKLLERQKELKEELDACEKEFKECLESREKPVASSNDRNEIKELQAKLRELQLQYQASMDEQGRLLAVQEQLEGQLQCCQEELRQLKERSSVATETKGKNGNKNMNKNANGVKNKKVTKPSLDGSEYNCEDEKSLEVVLYYKANHMDLYDLTKEEMEEGKKETKEETKQESWEEVASQASDPAEVKSTEDKEGAYEESQEQGGTEEDNKDESDDACPEASEENSPLKLSENKKNMFGMWKPIVFLAIAAVALYVLPNMRPQESEFCLTE, encoded by the exons ATGGAGGCCATAACCA GTGAGCTGCGGTCTCTACGAGAGGAGATTTCCCTGTTAGAGCGTGAGAAAGAAAGTGAACTTAAGGAAATAGAACAGGAGTTGCACATAGCCCAGGCTGAGATCCGGAATCTGCGGCAAGCAGCAGAGGATTCCGCGACTGAACACGAGAGTGACATAGCATCCCTGCAGGAGGATCTCTGTCGGATGCAGAATGAACTCGATGACATGGAGCGCATTCGGGGAGAGTATGAAATGGAGATCACCTCCCTCCGtgcagaaatggaaatgaagagcTCTGAACCATCCAATAGTTTAAGTGTCTCAGATTTCTCTGAGATGCAAG AAGAGTTGCAGCAACTGCGGGAACGCTACCGCTTCCTGAACGAGGAGTACCGGGCCCTGCAGGAGAGCAACAGCAGCCTCACGGGGCAGCTCGCTGATCTGGAGAGTGAGAG GACACGAAGAGCAACAGAAAAGTGGCTGGAGTCCCAAATGGTAAAGAATACGATGTCAGCAGAGTCTCAGACTTCAGAAATGGATTTTCTAGAACCTGACCCTGAAACCCAGTTGTTGCGACAACAGCTTCTGGGAGCTGAAGAGCAGATGCATGACATGCAGAACAAG TGTAAGGAATTGTGTTGTGAGTTGCAAGAACTACAGCATCATCGCCGGACCAGTGAGGAGGAGCAGAAGCGGCTGCAGAGGGAGCTCAAGTGTGCACAGAATGAGGTGCTTCGGTTTCAGACTTCCCACAATGCCGCCCAG AACGAGGAGCTGAAGACCAGACTCTGTGCCCTTCAGCAAAAGTATGATGCGAGCCAGGACGAGCAGAACGAGCTCTTGAAGGCACAGCTACAGCTTCAGACTGAGCTCCGGCAGCTCAAAGTCATGAAATCCACAGCCGTAGAAAGCCCGAGTGAGAAG GAGTTAATGTGCCGGCTACAGAAGCTGCAGCTCCAGTACCAGCACATCACGTGCGAGAAGGATAAGCTGCTGGACGTACAGCGACAACTGTGCGGGGACCTGCGGTACCATGAGGCGGAGGTGCAGCGCCTCAAGGACGTCGTGGCCTCCTTCCAGGAGAGCAGTGAGAAG AACGCAGAGATGCACACCCAGCTTCAGGAGATGAAGCGGCTGTACCAGTCCAGCAAGGAGGAGCTGGAGCGGCAGAAGCACATGTATGATCAGCTCGAGCAGGACCTCCTGCTCTGCCAGCAGGAGCTGAAGGAGCTCAAGACCACCAAGCCCATCCCAGAGGACAAGGGGAAATGTGCTAATAAG TGTGACACAGTGCTATCCAGACTGACAGAATTGCAGGAACAGTACAAGGCCAGCCAGAAGGAGTTGGGGCAGCTGCAGATGGAGCAGTGCGAGCTCCTGGAGGATCAGAGGAGGATGCAGGAGGAGCAGGGCCGGCTGCAAGAAGAGCTGCACAGGCTCCCGCTCCCGTTCCCCAGAGCTGGTCTCTTCCGTAAG AGTCAGGAGCTGCTTACAAAGTTACAAGACCTGTGTGAACTACAACTGCTCTACCAAGGCATGCAGGAAGAGCAGAAAAAACTGGTACAGAATCAAGAATGTGTGCTCAGAGAACAGTCAGACCTGCACGAAGAGCTACATCTTTTCAAAGAGGCTCGTTTCCAGGAAGTCTTCAAGAATCCCGATGATTCCAAATTGTCTAAGTCCTCCAAGTGTGGTCCTAACAAG TCCAAGATGATCATCGCCCAGATACAGGCTCTGCAGGGGCTGTACGAGAGCACTCAGACCGAGCAGGAGCTACTGCAGCAGGAGCAGGGCAGGCTCCTCGAGGAGCGGAAGAGGCTGCAGGCCGACTTGCAGCTCTGCCTGGAAGAGATGCAGCTGCTCCAAGTCCAGTCCCCTTCCGTAAACAGGAGCCTTGAGTCCTACCAGAAGACCTACGGCGGCATGGCCGCCAGCACCGAGTACGATCGTAAGAGCTACGGTAGCAGCGTTGATGACAGCGAGAGCTATCACAAGAGTTACGGTAGCACCCAGGCCAGTGATGAGAGCTTTCTCAAGAGCTACGACAGCAGCACCAGTACCCACAAGACCTGTGATAGGAattacagcagcagcagcagcagcgtcACCTATAAGAAGAGTTACGGTAGCAGCAGTAGCTCTGACACCTGTTACAAGAGTTACGTCAGCAGCATTGAGGATGAACCTGCTGAGCCTGAAGATGTAGAG CGCTGTGAGGACATGGTGGCCAAGGTGTTGATCAAGCTGCAGGGAGTGCAGGCCATGTACCAGCTCAGCCAGGAGGAACACGACCAGCTGCAGGAGCGAATGAAAAAGCTGCTGGAACGGCAGAAGGAGCTGAAGGAAGAGCTGGATGCCTGTGAAAAGGAATTCAAGGAGTGCCTGGAAAGCCGCGAGAAGCCTGTTGCCTCCTCAAATGACAGGAACGAG ATCAAAGAGCTGCAGGCCAAGCTGCGGGAGCTGCAGCTGCAGTATCAGGCCAGCATGGACGAGCAGGGGCGGCTTCTGGCCGTGCAGGAGCAGCTGGAGGGACAGCTGCAGTGCTGCCAGGAGGAGCTGCGCCAGCTCAAGGAGAGGTCCTCTGTCGCCACAGAAACCAAGGGGAAAAACGGCAATAAGAATATGAACAAAAATGCCAAcggggttaaaaataaaaaggtgaccAAACCAAGCCTGGACGGCTCTGAGTACAACTGTGAGGACGAGAAG AGTCTGGAGGTGGTGCTCTACTACAAGGCCAACCACATGGATTTATATGATCTAACAAAAGAGGaaatggaggagggaaagaaggaaaccaAAGAGGAAACGAAGCAGGAGTCCTGGGAGGAAGTAGCTTCTCAGGCATCAGACCCTGCCGAGGTGAAGTCCACGGAAGATAAAGAGGGGGCTTATGAAGAGTCCCAAGAGCAGGGGGGCACGGAAGAAGACAACAAAGATGAGAGTGACGACGCTTGCCCTGAAGCTTCAGAGGAAAACAGCCCCCTCAagctttctgaaaacaaaaag
- the CCDC136 gene encoding coiled-coil domain-containing protein 136 isoform X1, translated as MEAGAGAGAGAAGAAGAAGWSCPGPGPTVTTLGSYEVSEGCERKKGQRWGSLERRGMQAMEGEVLLPALYEEEEEEEEEGVEEEEEQAQKGGSVGSLSASKHRGLSLTETELEELRAQVLQLVAELEETRELAGQHEDDSLELQGLLEDERLASAQQAEVFTKQIQQLQGELRSLREEISLLEREKESELKEIEQELHIAQAEIRNLRQAAEDSATEHESDIASLQEDLCRMQNELDDMERIRGEYEMEITSLRAEMEMKSSEPSNSLSVSDFSEMQEELQQLRERYRFLNEEYRALQESNSSLTGQLADLESERTRRATEKWLESQMVKNTMSAESQTSEMDFLEPDPETQLLRQQLLGAEEQMHDMQNKCKELCCELQELQHHRRTSEEEQKRLQRELKCAQNEVLRFQTSHNAAQNEELKTRLCALQQKYDASQDEQNELLKAQLQLQTELRQLKVMKSTAVESPSEKELMCRLQKLQLQYQHITCEKDKLLDVQRQLCGDLRYHEAEVQRLKDVVASFQESSEKNAEMHTQLQEMKRLYQSSKEELERQKHMYDQLEQDLLLCQQELKELKTTKPIPEDKGKCANKCDTVLSRLTELQEQYKASQKELGQLQMEQCELLEDQRRMQEEQGRLQEELHRLPLPFPRAGLFRKSQELLTKLQDLCELQLLYQGMQEEQKKLVQNQECVLREQSDLHEELHLFKEARFQEVFKNPDDSKLSKSSKCGPNKSKMIIAQIQALQGLYESTQTEQELLQQEQGRLLEERKRLQADLQLCLEEMQLLQVQSPSVNRSLESYQKTYGGMAASTEYDRKSYGSSVDDSESYHKSYGSTQASDESFLKSYDSSTSTHKTCDRNYSSSSSSVTYKKSYGSSSSSDTCYKSYVSSIEDEPAEPEDVERCEDMVAKVLIKLQGVQAMYQLSQEEHDQLQERMKKLLERQKELKEELDACEKEFKECLESREKPVASSNDRNEIKELQAKLRELQLQYQASMDEQGRLLAVQEQLEGQLQCCQEELRQLKERSSVATETKGKNGNKNMNKNANGVKNKKVTKPSLDGSEYNCEDEKSLEVVLYYKANHMDLYDLTKEEMEEGKKETKEETKQESWEEVASQASDPAEVKSTEDKEGAYEESQEQGGTEEDNKDESDDACPEASEENSPLKLSENKKNMFGMWKPIVFLAIAAVALYVLPNMRPQESEFCLTE; from the exons ATGGAGGCGGGCGCCGGGGCCGGTGCGGGCGCCGCGGGCGCCGCGGGCGCCGCGGGCTGGAGCTGCCCCGGCCCAG GACCCACAGTGACCACTTTAGGCTCCTATGAGGTGTCTGAGGGTTGTGAGAGGAAGAAAGGCCAACGCTGGGGGTCCCTGGAGCGGCGGGGGATGCAAGCTATGGAGG GGGAAGTGTTGCTCCCAGCTCTctatgaggaggaagaggaagaggaggaagaaggggtggaagaagaggaagagcaggCGCAGAAAGGTGGCAGTGTGGGCTCCTTGTCTGCCAGCAAGCACCGGGGACTGAGCCTCACAGAGACGGAGCTGGAGGAGCTGAGGGCTCAGGTGCTACAGCTGGTGGCAGAGCTGGAGGAGACCCGGGAACTGGCAGGGCAGCACGAGGATGACTCCTTGGAGCTGCAGG gGCTCCTGGAGGATGAACGGCTGGCCAGTGCCCAGCAGGCAGAGGTGTTCACCAAGCAGATCCAGCAGCTCCAAG GTGAGCTGCGGTCTCTACGAGAGGAGATTTCCCTGTTAGAGCGTGAGAAAGAAAGTGAACTTAAGGAAATAGAACAGGAGTTGCACATAGCCCAGGCTGAGATCCGGAATCTGCGGCAAGCAGCAGAGGATTCCGCGACTGAACACGAGAGTGACATAGCATCCCTGCAGGAGGATCTCTGTCGGATGCAGAATGAACTCGATGACATGGAGCGCATTCGGGGAGAGTATGAAATGGAGATCACCTCCCTCCGtgcagaaatggaaatgaagagcTCTGAACCATCCAATAGTTTAAGTGTCTCAGATTTCTCTGAGATGCAAG AAGAGTTGCAGCAACTGCGGGAACGCTACCGCTTCCTGAACGAGGAGTACCGGGCCCTGCAGGAGAGCAACAGCAGCCTCACGGGGCAGCTCGCTGATCTGGAGAGTGAGAG GACACGAAGAGCAACAGAAAAGTGGCTGGAGTCCCAAATGGTAAAGAATACGATGTCAGCAGAGTCTCAGACTTCAGAAATGGATTTTCTAGAACCTGACCCTGAAACCCAGTTGTTGCGACAACAGCTTCTGGGAGCTGAAGAGCAGATGCATGACATGCAGAACAAG TGTAAGGAATTGTGTTGTGAGTTGCAAGAACTACAGCATCATCGCCGGACCAGTGAGGAGGAGCAGAAGCGGCTGCAGAGGGAGCTCAAGTGTGCACAGAATGAGGTGCTTCGGTTTCAGACTTCCCACAATGCCGCCCAG AACGAGGAGCTGAAGACCAGACTCTGTGCCCTTCAGCAAAAGTATGATGCGAGCCAGGACGAGCAGAACGAGCTCTTGAAGGCACAGCTACAGCTTCAGACTGAGCTCCGGCAGCTCAAAGTCATGAAATCCACAGCCGTAGAAAGCCCGAGTGAGAAG GAGTTAATGTGCCGGCTACAGAAGCTGCAGCTCCAGTACCAGCACATCACGTGCGAGAAGGATAAGCTGCTGGACGTACAGCGACAACTGTGCGGGGACCTGCGGTACCATGAGGCGGAGGTGCAGCGCCTCAAGGACGTCGTGGCCTCCTTCCAGGAGAGCAGTGAGAAG AACGCAGAGATGCACACCCAGCTTCAGGAGATGAAGCGGCTGTACCAGTCCAGCAAGGAGGAGCTGGAGCGGCAGAAGCACATGTATGATCAGCTCGAGCAGGACCTCCTGCTCTGCCAGCAGGAGCTGAAGGAGCTCAAGACCACCAAGCCCATCCCAGAGGACAAGGGGAAATGTGCTAATAAG TGTGACACAGTGCTATCCAGACTGACAGAATTGCAGGAACAGTACAAGGCCAGCCAGAAGGAGTTGGGGCAGCTGCAGATGGAGCAGTGCGAGCTCCTGGAGGATCAGAGGAGGATGCAGGAGGAGCAGGGCCGGCTGCAAGAAGAGCTGCACAGGCTCCCGCTCCCGTTCCCCAGAGCTGGTCTCTTCCGTAAG AGTCAGGAGCTGCTTACAAAGTTACAAGACCTGTGTGAACTACAACTGCTCTACCAAGGCATGCAGGAAGAGCAGAAAAAACTGGTACAGAATCAAGAATGTGTGCTCAGAGAACAGTCAGACCTGCACGAAGAGCTACATCTTTTCAAAGAGGCTCGTTTCCAGGAAGTCTTCAAGAATCCCGATGATTCCAAATTGTCTAAGTCCTCCAAGTGTGGTCCTAACAAG TCCAAGATGATCATCGCCCAGATACAGGCTCTGCAGGGGCTGTACGAGAGCACTCAGACCGAGCAGGAGCTACTGCAGCAGGAGCAGGGCAGGCTCCTCGAGGAGCGGAAGAGGCTGCAGGCCGACTTGCAGCTCTGCCTGGAAGAGATGCAGCTGCTCCAAGTCCAGTCCCCTTCCGTAAACAGGAGCCTTGAGTCCTACCAGAAGACCTACGGCGGCATGGCCGCCAGCACCGAGTACGATCGTAAGAGCTACGGTAGCAGCGTTGATGACAGCGAGAGCTATCACAAGAGTTACGGTAGCACCCAGGCCAGTGATGAGAGCTTTCTCAAGAGCTACGACAGCAGCACCAGTACCCACAAGACCTGTGATAGGAattacagcagcagcagcagcagcgtcACCTATAAGAAGAGTTACGGTAGCAGCAGTAGCTCTGACACCTGTTACAAGAGTTACGTCAGCAGCATTGAGGATGAACCTGCTGAGCCTGAAGATGTAGAG CGCTGTGAGGACATGGTGGCCAAGGTGTTGATCAAGCTGCAGGGAGTGCAGGCCATGTACCAGCTCAGCCAGGAGGAACACGACCAGCTGCAGGAGCGAATGAAAAAGCTGCTGGAACGGCAGAAGGAGCTGAAGGAAGAGCTGGATGCCTGTGAAAAGGAATTCAAGGAGTGCCTGGAAAGCCGCGAGAAGCCTGTTGCCTCCTCAAATGACAGGAACGAG ATCAAAGAGCTGCAGGCCAAGCTGCGGGAGCTGCAGCTGCAGTATCAGGCCAGCATGGACGAGCAGGGGCGGCTTCTGGCCGTGCAGGAGCAGCTGGAGGGACAGCTGCAGTGCTGCCAGGAGGAGCTGCGCCAGCTCAAGGAGAGGTCCTCTGTCGCCACAGAAACCAAGGGGAAAAACGGCAATAAGAATATGAACAAAAATGCCAAcggggttaaaaataaaaaggtgaccAAACCAAGCCTGGACGGCTCTGAGTACAACTGTGAGGACGAGAAG AGTCTGGAGGTGGTGCTCTACTACAAGGCCAACCACATGGATTTATATGATCTAACAAAAGAGGaaatggaggagggaaagaaggaaaccaAAGAGGAAACGAAGCAGGAGTCCTGGGAGGAAGTAGCTTCTCAGGCATCAGACCCTGCCGAGGTGAAGTCCACGGAAGATAAAGAGGGGGCTTATGAAGAGTCCCAAGAGCAGGGGGGCACGGAAGAAGACAACAAAGATGAGAGTGACGACGCTTGCCCTGAAGCTTCAGAGGAAAACAGCCCCCTCAagctttctgaaaacaaaaag